DNA sequence from the Pseudomonas tritici genome:
CTACGTCGCACTCACCGCGCCGCGTCGTGTGTACGAGATGATGCCGATGGCCGCACTGATCGGCTGCCTGATCGGCCTGGGCACCCTGGCCAGCAACAGTGAATTGACCATCATGCGTGCCGCCGGTGTCTCGATTGGACGCATCGTCTGGGCTGTCATGAAACCCATGCTGCTGCTGATGCTGTGCAGCGTCCTGGTCGGCGAATACATTGCGCCACCGGCTGAAACCACTGCCCAGGCCAACCGTGCTCTGGCACAGGGGGCGGGCAATGCGCAGAGTTCCAAGCGTGGCCTGTGGCACCGTCAGGGCGACGAATTCATCCATATCAACGCGGTGCAACCGGGCGGCCTGTTGATTGGTGTCACTCGCTACACCTTTGACAAGGAGCGCCACCTGCTGTCGTCGAGTTTCGCCAAACGTGCGCAGTACGGTGCCGATCAATGGCAACTGACCGACATCACCACGACTTACTTCCGCAATGTCGGTCAAGGCATCAAGGCCAGCACTGAAGTGATCAAAGTGCCGACCGAACAGTGGGATATTGCGCTTAAGCCCGAACTGCTCAATACCGTCGTGATGATCCCCGAAAGCTTGCCGATCTCCGGGCTTTGGAGCTATATCCATTACTTGAAGGACCAGGGCCTGAATAATGGCCGTTACTGGCTGGCATTCTGGGTCAAGGTATTGCAACCGGTGGTGACCGCTGCGCTGGTGTTGATGGCAATCTCGTTCATCTTCGGCCCGCTGCGCTCCGTGACCCTGGGTCAGCGCGTGTTTACCGGTGTGCTGGTGGGCTTTGCGTTCCGCCTTGCCCAAGACCTGCTCGGTCCTTCTAGCCTGCTGTTCGGCTTCTCGCCGCTGTTTGCGGTGCTGGTGCCCACGGCCATCTGCGCCTTGGCTGGCTTCTGGCTATTGCGTCGAGCCGGTTGATACCACGCTTATGAACAAAAAATGCCCCGGTCGAGAGTTCGGGGCATTTTTGTTCTGGTCAGCAAAGATGACGCCTGGCCTGAGCATCAGGTACAA
Encoded proteins:
- the lptG gene encoding LPS export ABC transporter permease LptG, whose amino-acid sequence is MVKLDRYIGSSVLIAILAVLGIILGLASLFAFIDEVGNATASYTVWDVLSYVALTAPRRVYEMMPMAALIGCLIGLGTLASNSELTIMRAAGVSIGRIVWAVMKPMLLLMLCSVLVGEYIAPPAETTAQANRALAQGAGNAQSSKRGLWHRQGDEFIHINAVQPGGLLIGVTRYTFDKERHLLSSSFAKRAQYGADQWQLTDITTTYFRNVGQGIKASTEVIKVPTEQWDIALKPELLNTVVMIPESLPISGLWSYIHYLKDQGLNNGRYWLAFWVKVLQPVVTAALVLMAISFIFGPLRSVTLGQRVFTGVLVGFAFRLAQDLLGPSSLLFGFSPLFAVLVPTAICALAGFWLLRRAG